The Comamonas sp. GB3 AK4-5 genome includes a region encoding these proteins:
- the ruvC gene encoding crossover junction endodeoxyribonuclease RuvC — protein sequence MRILGIDPGLQTTGFGVVEREGQQLRYVACGTIRTTRTPGVELGDLPARLKILYEGIGEVITRYQPESASVEIVFVNVNPQSTLLLGQARGAAIAALVMHGLPVSEYTALQMKKAITGHGRAAKEQIQEMVKRMLHLPSLPGPDAADALGMAITHAHAGHVMDRLAQETSLQRRQHALYKGGRTY from the coding sequence ATGCGCATTCTTGGCATCGACCCCGGTCTACAAACCACCGGCTTTGGCGTGGTGGAACGCGAGGGCCAGCAGCTGCGCTATGTGGCCTGCGGCACCATACGCACCACCCGGACACCGGGGGTGGAGCTGGGCGACCTGCCGGCACGGCTGAAGATTCTCTACGAGGGCATTGGCGAGGTCATCACCCGCTACCAGCCCGAGAGCGCCTCGGTCGAAATCGTCTTCGTCAACGTCAACCCCCAGTCCACGCTGCTGCTGGGCCAGGCGCGTGGCGCCGCCATTGCGGCACTGGTCATGCATGGGCTGCCGGTATCGGAATACACCGCGCTGCAGATGAAAAAAGCCATCACCGGCCATGGCCGTGCGGCCAAGGAACAGATCCAGGAAATGGTCAAGCGCATGCTGCACCTGCCCAGCCTGCCCGGCCCGGATGCGGCCGACGCCCTGGGCATGGCCATCACCCATGCCCATGCCGGCCATGTGATGGACCGCCTCGCGCAGGAGACGTCACTCCAGCGCCGCCAGCATGCCTTGTACAAGGGCGGAAGAACGTACTGA
- a CDS encoding YqiA/YcfP family alpha/beta fold hydrolase, with protein MATTTHLLYLHGFRSSPQSAKAQAMATYVRDQHPDVQWWCPQLPPSPQDAMDMVAEGLRDWPAAHMAVIGSSLGGFYASWVAHLKGCPSVLLNPASYPDRDLERYIGEHSSWHDPETRFFFKPEYIAQLQALSLHSKAPAGPELGLFAKGDELLDWREMLARYPLAEHILIEGSDHALSGFEAHIPEICNFLHLA; from the coding sequence ATGGCCACCACCACCCATTTGCTGTATCTGCACGGCTTTCGCTCCTCTCCGCAATCGGCCAAGGCCCAGGCCATGGCCACCTATGTGAGAGACCAGCACCCCGATGTGCAATGGTGGTGCCCGCAGCTGCCCCCCTCGCCCCAGGACGCCATGGACATGGTGGCCGAAGGCTTGCGCGACTGGCCAGCCGCACACATGGCGGTGATCGGCTCCTCGCTGGGCGGGTTCTACGCCAGTTGGGTGGCCCATCTCAAGGGCTGCCCCAGCGTGCTGCTCAATCCTGCCTCCTACCCCGACCGCGATCTGGAGCGCTACATCGGCGAGCACAGCAGCTGGCACGATCCCGAAACCCGCTTTTTCTTCAAGCCCGAATACATTGCCCAGCTGCAGGCCCTAAGCCTGCATAGCAAGGCTCCAGCCGGGCCGGAACTGGGTCTGTTTGCCAAGGGCGATGAGCTGCTGGACTGGCGCGAGATGCTGGCCCGCTACCCCCTGGCCGAGCACATTCTCATTGAAGGCAGCGACCATGCCCTGAGCGGCTTTGAGGCCCATATCCCCGAGATTTGCAACTTTTTGCACCTGGCCTGA
- the tldD gene encoding metalloprotease TldD, with protein MISREPTIERLATARQLLLEPFGLDERHLAQALAEIRAHQVDDADLYFQYTRAEGWSLEEGIVKTGSFSIDQGVGVRAVSGEKTAFAYSDDISQASLLDAARTVRAISSAREGRKVRIPKAKIAPSRSLYPELDPIASMDSTAKVELLGKVEKLARAKDPRVVQVMAGLASEYDVVMVARADGTLAADVRPLVRLSVTVIAEQKGRREVGSSGGGGRFGLAYFSDEQIAQYVDEAVDQALVNLESRPAPAGMMTVVLGSGWPGVLLHEAVGHGLEGDFNRKGSSAFSGRIGQRVAAKGVTILDDGTLADRRGSLNVDDEGCPSQANVLIEDGILKGYMQDALNARLMGVKPTGNGRRESYAHLPMPRMTNTYMLGGDKDPQEIVASIKKGLYATNFGGGQVDITSGKFVFSASQAYWVENGKIQYPVKGATLVGNGPECMKKVSLIGNDMRLDSGVGTCGKEGQSVPVGVGQPTMRIDGLTVGGTA; from the coding sequence ATGATCTCCCGCGAACCGACCATTGAGCGCCTGGCCACGGCCCGGCAACTGCTGCTTGAACCCTTTGGCTTGGATGAGCGCCACCTGGCCCAGGCCCTGGCCGAGATCCGGGCCCACCAGGTTGACGATGCCGACCTGTACTTCCAGTACACCCGTGCCGAAGGCTGGAGCCTGGAAGAGGGCATCGTCAAGACCGGCTCCTTCTCCATCGACCAGGGCGTGGGTGTGCGCGCAGTCAGCGGCGAGAAGACGGCTTTCGCCTATTCCGACGATATTTCGCAGGCTTCGCTGCTGGATGCGGCCCGCACCGTGCGCGCCATCTCCTCGGCCCGGGAAGGCCGCAAGGTGCGCATTCCCAAGGCCAAGATTGCGCCCAGCCGCAGCCTCTACCCCGAACTGGACCCCATTGCCTCCATGGACAGCACGGCCAAGGTCGAGCTGCTGGGCAAGGTGGAAAAGCTGGCCCGTGCCAAGGACCCGCGCGTGGTGCAGGTCATGGCCGGCCTGGCCAGTGAATACGACGTGGTCATGGTGGCCAGGGCCGACGGCACGCTGGCCGCCGATGTGCGCCCCCTGGTGCGCCTGTCGGTGACGGTGATTGCCGAGCAAAAAGGCCGCCGCGAGGTGGGCTCGTCCGGCGGCGGTGGCCGTTTTGGCCTGGCCTATTTCAGCGACGAGCAGATAGCCCAGTATGTGGACGAGGCCGTGGACCAGGCTCTGGTCAACCTCGAATCGCGTCCGGCCCCTGCCGGCATGATGACCGTGGTGCTGGGCTCGGGCTGGCCCGGCGTGCTGCTGCACGAGGCCGTGGGCCATGGCCTGGAAGGCGACTTCAACCGCAAGGGCTCCAGCGCCTTCAGCGGCCGCATCGGCCAGCGCGTGGCCGCCAAGGGCGTCACCATTTTGGACGACGGCACCTTGGCCGACCGCCGTGGCTCGCTGAATGTGGACGACGAGGGCTGCCCCTCCCAGGCCAATGTGCTGATCGAGGACGGCATCCTGAAGGGCTATATGCAAGACGCCCTGAATGCCCGCCTGATGGGCGTCAAGCCAACAGGCAACGGCCGCCGTGAAAGCTATGCCCACTTGCCCATGCCGCGCATGACCAACACCTATATGTTGGGCGGCGACAAGGATCCGCAGGAAATCGTCGCCTCCATCAAAAAAGGCCTGTACGCCACCAACTTCGGCGGCGGTCAGGTGGACATCACCAGCGGCAAGTTTGTGTTCTCGGCCAGCCAGGCCTACTGGGTGGAAAACGGCAAGATCCAGTACCCCGTCAAGGGTGCCACGCTGGTGGGCAACGGCCCGGAATGCATGAAAAAGGTCAGCCTGATCGGCAACGACATGCGCCTGGACAGTGGCGTGGGCACCTGCGGCAAGGAAGGCCAGAGCGTGCCCGTGGGCGTGGGCCAGCCCACCATGCGCATCGACGGACTCACGGTGGGTGGAACCGCTTAA
- the aroE gene encoding shikimate dehydrogenase produces the protein MTSAVDSYCVMGNPVAHSRSPWIHARFAALTGQALHYERCLVALDGFGQALADFAAAGGKGCNITVPFKLEAARAATQRSPRVALAGAANTLVWQADGSLYADNTDGLGLVADITRNAGVTLARRDMLLLGAGGAAAGVLGPLLEQAPRRIVVCNRTVAKAEALVAQHADLAALHKVELLAQSPQALQGSFDVIINGTAASLQGAGVPAPASVLRAGSLAYDMMYGPAAQPFLDWAAQHGATGRDGLGMLVEQAAEAFALWRGVRPPSAQVLTELRALLAA, from the coding sequence ATGACCTCTGCTGTTGACTCCTACTGCGTGATGGGCAACCCCGTGGCCCACAGCCGCTCGCCCTGGATCCATGCCCGCTTTGCCGCGTTGACCGGCCAGGCCCTGCATTACGAGCGCTGCCTGGTGGCGCTGGATGGCTTTGGCCAGGCCCTGGCCGACTTTGCCGCTGCCGGTGGCAAGGGCTGCAACATCACCGTGCCCTTCAAGCTAGAGGCTGCCCGGGCCGCCACGCAGCGCAGCCCGCGCGTGGCACTGGCGGGTGCGGCCAATACCTTGGTCTGGCAGGCCGATGGCAGCCTGTACGCCGACAACACCGACGGCCTGGGCCTGGTGGCCGACATCACGCGCAATGCGGGTGTGACGCTGGCAAGGCGCGATATGTTGCTGCTGGGCGCCGGTGGTGCGGCCGCCGGCGTGCTGGGCCCGCTGTTGGAGCAGGCGCCGCGCCGCATCGTGGTCTGCAACCGCACGGTCGCCAAGGCCGAGGCCCTGGTGGCCCAGCATGCAGACCTGGCTGCGCTACACAAAGTGGAGCTGCTGGCGCAATCACCGCAAGCGCTGCAAGGCAGTTTCGATGTAATCATCAACGGCACAGCCGCCAGCTTGCAAGGCGCGGGCGTGCCTGCGCCGGCCAGCGTGCTGCGCGCAGGATCTCTGGCCTACGACATGATGTACGGCCCGGCCGCTCAGCCCTTTCTGGACTGGGCCGCCCAGCATGGCGCCACCGGCCGCGATGGCCTGGGCATGCTGGTAGAACAAGCCGCCGAAGCCTTTGCCCTGTGGCGTGGCGTGCGCCCACCTTCGGCCCAGGTGCTGACAGAGTTGCGCGCCCTGCTGGCCGCATAA
- the rodA gene encoding rod shape-determining protein RodA — translation MSAEIDKPSLLQRFVPLFRNFDYVLLLLIGVLASVGLLAMYSAGYDHGSRFADHGRNMLLAAGILFLVSQVPPQRLMLLAVPLYTLGVALLVAVLLFGITKKGAQRWVNLGVVVQPSELLKIATPLMLAWWFQKREGQRRTSDFVIAFILLLLPVGLIMKQPDLGTALLVMAAGLSVIFFAGLPWKLIVPPVLLGVVGVALIIWNEPTLCADGVSWYFLHDYQRTRVCTLLDPTRDPLGKGFHIIQGMIAIGSGGIWGKGFMAGTQTHLEFIPERTTDFIFAAYSEEFGLLGNLVLITGFLLLVWRGLAIAMHANTLFTRLMAAAVAMIFFTYAFVNMGMVSGILPVVGVPLPFVSYGGTAMVTLGLALGVLMAVARTHRGAPKDSMQRL, via the coding sequence ATGTCCGCCGAAATCGACAAACCGTCCCTGCTGCAGCGCTTTGTGCCGCTGTTTCGCAACTTCGACTATGTCTTGCTGTTGCTCATAGGGGTGCTGGCCAGCGTGGGTCTGCTGGCCATGTACTCGGCGGGCTACGACCATGGATCGCGCTTTGCCGACCATGGTCGCAACATGCTGCTGGCAGCGGGCATTTTGTTCCTGGTCTCCCAGGTGCCGCCGCAGCGCTTGATGCTGCTGGCCGTGCCGCTTTACACCTTGGGCGTGGCGTTGCTGGTGGCGGTGCTGCTTTTTGGCATCACCAAAAAGGGGGCGCAGCGCTGGGTGAACCTGGGGGTGGTGGTCCAGCCTTCGGAGCTGCTGAAAATTGCCACGCCGCTGATGCTGGCCTGGTGGTTTCAGAAGCGCGAGGGCCAGCGCCGGACCTCGGACTTCGTCATCGCCTTCATCTTGCTGCTGCTGCCGGTGGGCCTGATCATGAAGCAGCCTGACCTGGGAACGGCCTTGCTGGTGATGGCGGCCGGCCTGTCGGTGATCTTTTTTGCCGGCCTGCCCTGGAAGCTGATCGTGCCGCCGGTGCTGCTGGGTGTGGTGGGCGTGGCCCTGATCATCTGGAACGAACCCACGCTGTGCGCCGATGGCGTGAGCTGGTATTTTTTGCACGACTACCAGCGCACCCGGGTCTGCACCTTGCTGGACCCCACGCGCGATCCGTTGGGCAAGGGCTTTCACATCATCCAGGGCATGATTGCCATCGGCTCGGGCGGCATCTGGGGCAAGGGCTTTATGGCCGGCACCCAGACCCATCTGGAATTCATTCCCGAGCGCACCACCGACTTCATTTTTGCGGCGTACTCCGAGGAGTTCGGCCTGCTGGGCAATCTGGTGCTGATCACCGGCTTTTTGCTGCTGGTCTGGCGTGGCCTGGCGATTGCCATGCATGCCAACACCTTGTTTACACGCCTGATGGCTGCCGCCGTGGCCATGATTTTCTTTACCTATGCCTTTGTGAACATGGGCATGGTCAGCGGCATCTTGCCGGTGGTGGGCGTGCCCCTGCCATTCGTGAGCTATGGCGGCACGGCCATGGTGACGCTGGGGCTGGCGCTGGGCGTGCTGATGGCGGTGGCACGCACCCACCGCGGTGCGCCCAAGGACAGCATGCAAAGACTGTAG
- a CDS encoding energy transducer TonB, whose protein sequence is MTRLPSSSRSTSPLTIALGVSIAVHLALLGLRFAAPQHFNRVFQDTPLEVILVNAQTAAQQEPLEKAQAIAQATLVGGGDAAQGRATSPMPYSALTAVGDDFENRQRQIDAMQTQQAVLLTQLRKQLASLPQSAPSQAASSPQQAQEEERRQQLVKLLAEIEKRINEENARPKKRYISPATREAVYAVYYDALRRKVEDKGTENFPEQGGKKLYGELVMILTVNHDGKVLATEVVQGSGNRLLDTRAEAIARAAGPYGHFGPAMRAKADQIAVVSRFKFTRDQTLQTDVR, encoded by the coding sequence GTGACCCGGCTGCCCAGCTCCTCCCGCTCCACCTCCCCCCTGACCATCGCGCTGGGGGTGTCGATTGCCGTGCACCTTGCACTGCTGGGCCTGCGCTTTGCCGCGCCCCAGCATTTCAACCGCGTGTTCCAGGACACGCCGCTGGAAGTGATTCTGGTCAACGCCCAGACAGCTGCGCAGCAGGAGCCGCTGGAAAAAGCCCAGGCCATTGCCCAGGCCACATTGGTCGGTGGCGGCGACGCGGCCCAGGGCCGGGCCACCAGCCCCATGCCCTATTCGGCGCTGACGGCCGTGGGCGATGATTTTGAAAACCGCCAGCGCCAGATCGACGCCATGCAGACCCAGCAGGCCGTGCTGCTGACCCAGCTGCGCAAACAGCTGGCTTCGCTGCCGCAATCAGCCCCCAGCCAGGCTGCATCCAGCCCGCAGCAGGCCCAGGAGGAGGAGCGCCGCCAGCAACTGGTGAAGCTGCTGGCCGAGATCGAAAAGCGCATCAACGAAGAAAACGCCCGCCCCAAAAAGCGCTACATCAGCCCCGCCACACGCGAAGCGGTGTACGCCGTGTACTACGACGCGCTGCGCCGCAAGGTGGAAGACAAGGGCACGGAGAACTTCCCCGAGCAGGGTGGCAAAAAACTCTACGGCGAGCTGGTGATGATTTTGACGGTGAACCATGACGGCAAGGTCCTGGCCACCGAGGTGGTGCAGGGCTCGGGCAACCGCCTGCTCGACACCCGCGCCGAGGCCATTGCCCGCGCCGCCGGCCCCTATGGCCATTTTGGTCCGGCCATGCGTGCCAAGGCCGACCAGATTGCCGTGGTCTCGCGCTTCAAGTTCACCCGCGACCAGACCTTGCAGACGGATGTGCGGTGA
- the mtgA gene encoding monofunctional biosynthetic peptidoglycan transglycosylase, whose protein sequence is MQALWRWVGLVLLAALGLQLFFVLRIALMTVVAPESTSFQRSEMWQQWKDGAERPWQQHWVDYDQISDHLKRAVLTSEDDQFVEHGGVRWDAIERAMERNAKEELRAARKQSTRPARVFGGSTITQQLAKNLLLSGERNMLRKGQELVLAQLLELLLSKRRILEIYLNNVEWGNGIFGAEAAAQHYFGKSAARLTAAEAARLAVMLPNPRHFEANPRSAYLNQRSNAIQRRMAATPLP, encoded by the coding sequence ATGCAAGCACTCTGGCGATGGGTAGGACTGGTGCTGCTGGCCGCCCTGGGCCTGCAGCTGTTCTTTGTGCTGCGCATTGCGCTGATGACCGTGGTGGCACCGGAGTCCACCAGCTTTCAGCGCTCCGAGATGTGGCAGCAGTGGAAAGACGGTGCCGAGCGCCCCTGGCAGCAGCATTGGGTGGATTACGACCAGATTTCCGACCACCTCAAGCGTGCGGTGCTGACCTCGGAAGACGATCAGTTCGTGGAGCATGGCGGCGTGCGCTGGGATGCCATTGAGCGCGCCATGGAGCGCAACGCCAAGGAAGAGCTGCGCGCAGCCCGCAAACAGTCCACACGTCCGGCCCGGGTGTTTGGCGGCTCCACCATCACCCAGCAGCTGGCCAAAAACCTGCTGCTCTCGGGCGAGCGCAATATGCTGCGCAAAGGCCAGGAGCTGGTGCTGGCCCAATTGCTGGAGCTGCTGCTTTCCAAGCGCCGCATTCTGGAGATTTACCTCAACAATGTGGAATGGGGCAACGGCATCTTTGGCGCCGAGGCCGCAGCCCAGCATTACTTTGGCAAAAGCGCGGCCCGCCTCACTGCGGCCGAAGCCGCGCGCCTGGCCGTGATGCTGCCCAACCCGCGCCACTTCGAGGCCAATCCGCGCTCGGCCTATCTGAACCAGCGCAGCAACGCCATCCAGCGCCGCATGGCCGCCACGCCGCTGCCGTAA
- the eat gene encoding ethanolamine permease, translated as MSNASTSTQPAHLKKVLGTFQLWGIAVGLVISGEYFGWSYGWASAGTLGFLVATTLVALMYTSFIFSFTELTTAIPHAGGPFAYARRAFGPVGGFVAGFATLVEFVFAPPAISLAIGAYLNVQFPSINPKYIALGAYALFIGLNWLGVGIAATFELLVTLLAIFELLVFMGVVSPGWSWAQFASMGWAGSDTFNGTALSGIFASIPFAIWFFLAIEGAAMAAEEARDPQRTIPKAYIAGILTLVSLAFGVMIMAGGVADWRQLANINDPLPQAMKAVLGGQSGWLHMMVWIGLFGLIASFHGILMGYSRQIFALARAGYLPAYFAQLSPRFQTPHRALLAGGVVGVAAIFSDEWITLGGQTLTANIVTMSVFGAIVMYITSMAALFRLRQTEPHMQRSYRAPLYPFFPLLALALGLVCLGAMLWFNPVLACVFLGLMGLSWLYFQHTAEHRSQLEPDAMLEG; from the coding sequence ATGAGCAATGCATCCACATCCACACAGCCCGCACACCTGAAAAAGGTTTTGGGGACCTTCCAGCTCTGGGGCATTGCCGTCGGCCTGGTGATCTCCGGCGAGTACTTTGGCTGGAGTTATGGCTGGGCCAGCGCGGGCACGCTGGGCTTTCTGGTTGCCACCACGCTGGTGGCCCTGATGTACACCAGCTTCATCTTCAGCTTTACCGAGCTGACCACGGCCATTCCCCATGCAGGCGGGCCCTTCGCCTATGCGCGCCGCGCCTTCGGTCCCGTGGGTGGCTTTGTGGCCGGCTTTGCCACCCTGGTGGAGTTTGTGTTTGCGCCGCCCGCTATTTCCCTGGCCATCGGCGCTTATCTGAACGTGCAGTTTCCGTCCATCAACCCCAAGTACATCGCTCTGGGCGCCTATGCCTTGTTCATCGGTCTGAACTGGCTGGGCGTGGGCATTGCGGCCACCTTCGAGCTGCTGGTGACGCTGCTGGCCATCTTCGAGCTGCTGGTCTTCATGGGCGTGGTCAGCCCGGGCTGGAGCTGGGCGCAGTTTGCTTCCATGGGCTGGGCAGGTTCGGACACGTTCAACGGCACCGCCCTGTCCGGCATCTTTGCCTCCATCCCGTTTGCCATCTGGTTCTTTCTGGCCATTGAAGGCGCGGCCATGGCAGCCGAAGAAGCGCGCGACCCGCAGCGCACCATTCCCAAGGCCTATATCGCCGGCATTCTGACCCTGGTGAGCCTGGCCTTTGGCGTGATGATCATGGCCGGTGGCGTGGCCGACTGGCGCCAGCTGGCCAACATCAACGACCCGCTGCCTCAGGCCATGAAGGCCGTGCTGGGCGGGCAAAGCGGCTGGCTGCACATGATGGTGTGGATCGGTTTGTTCGGCCTTATCGCCTCCTTCCACGGCATCTTGATGGGCTATTCGCGCCAGATCTTTGCACTGGCCCGCGCCGGCTATCTGCCCGCATATTTCGCCCAGCTCAGCCCACGCTTTCAGACCCCGCACCGGGCCCTGCTGGCCGGTGGTGTGGTCGGCGTGGCCGCCATCTTCAGCGATGAGTGGATCACCTTGGGCGGCCAGACGCTGACGGCCAACATCGTCACCATGTCGGTGTTCGGCGCAATCGTCATGTACATCACCTCCATGGCGGCGCTGTTCCGGCTGCGCCAGACCGAGCCCCATATGCAGCGCAGCTACCGCGCACCGCTCTACCCCTTCTTCCCATTGCTGGCCTTGGCCCTGGGCCTGGTCTGCCTGGGCGCCATGCTGTGGTTCAACCCGGTGCTGGCCTGTGTCTTCCTGGGCTTGATGGGGCTGAGCTGGCTGTACTTCCAGCACACGGCCGAACACCGCTCCCAGCTGGAGCCTGATGCCATGTTGGAAGGTTGA
- a CDS encoding ribonuclease catalytic domain-containing protein produces MHALFEDAGKFLAGRILSEADASSQIELGTGKRVKVKAAAILLKFDKPEPAALMAEAESIAADVELDLAWEFAPEEEFGFADIARDYFSESAPLAQQAGMLFALYGAPHYFRRAGKGRFKKAPAEILQQALAAIEKKKQIQAQIDGWAQELAGGSCPQPIREQLYKILFRPDKNAPEYKAVVEASRSAQKAPLDLLQASGAIDSAYQFHWQRFLFDNFPKGTGFPQLTAPQPPQDLPLAEVQAYSIDDSMTTEIDDALSVQGLGSGKVTLGIHIAAPGLAIQPGSELDKLGRHRLSTVYMPGYKITMLPDEVVQIYTLDEGRANPAVSLYVTYDEATFEVLAKETKLERVPVVTNFRHDKLDHIVTEDWLSDSSIQVENTPQSLLDVREQLTFLHKLAKHLKAQREVVRGKPENFSRPDYSFRLEGNGDDVPNGSEKVSITVRKRGAALDLIVAEAAIVANSSWGQLLADCGVPGIYRSQASLAPGVKVRMSTKALPHAGIGVKSYSWATSPLRRYVDLVNQWQIIACARHGATAALVAPFKPKDAELFGIISSFDGAYSAYNGYQAGMERFWTLKYLEQNAITELDCAVIKDNGPGGMLARADTLPLVISVLGAQNLPRGARVRVKLGEIDEITLDIHGTVLERLDNPDDSSDDAPVDEVSDEDDNVAGPIAIAVDMNDSEGASADNPAP; encoded by the coding sequence ATGCACGCATTGTTTGAAGACGCCGGCAAATTCCTGGCTGGCCGTATCCTGTCCGAGGCCGACGCCTCTTCCCAAATCGAACTTGGCACCGGCAAACGGGTCAAGGTCAAGGCTGCTGCCATCTTGCTGAAGTTCGACAAGCCCGAGCCCGCAGCGCTGATGGCCGAGGCCGAATCCATTGCCGCCGACGTGGAGCTGGACCTGGCCTGGGAGTTCGCCCCCGAGGAAGAGTTCGGCTTTGCCGACATTGCGCGCGACTATTTCTCCGAGAGCGCGCCGCTGGCCCAGCAGGCCGGCATGCTGTTTGCACTGTATGGCGCACCGCACTACTTCCGCCGCGCCGGCAAGGGCCGCTTCAAGAAGGCGCCGGCCGAAATCCTGCAGCAGGCCCTGGCCGCCATCGAGAAGAAAAAGCAGATCCAGGCCCAGATCGATGGCTGGGCCCAGGAGCTGGCCGGCGGCAGCTGCCCCCAGCCCATACGCGAACAGCTCTACAAGATTCTGTTCCGCCCCGACAAGAACGCCCCCGAATACAAGGCCGTGGTCGAAGCCAGCCGCAGCGCGCAGAAAGCGCCACTGGACCTGCTGCAGGCCTCCGGCGCCATCGACTCGGCCTACCAGTTCCACTGGCAGCGCTTTCTGTTCGACAACTTCCCCAAGGGCACGGGCTTCCCGCAGCTGACGGCCCCCCAGCCGCCGCAAGACCTGCCACTGGCCGAGGTGCAGGCCTATTCCATCGACGACTCCATGACCACCGAGATCGACGATGCCCTGTCCGTGCAGGGCCTGGGCAGCGGCAAGGTCACGCTGGGCATCCACATTGCCGCGCCCGGCCTGGCGATTCAGCCCGGCTCCGAGCTGGACAAGCTGGGCCGCCATCGTCTGTCCACCGTCTATATGCCGGGCTACAAGATCACCATGCTGCCCGATGAGGTGGTGCAGATCTACACCCTGGACGAGGGCCGCGCCAACCCGGCCGTATCGCTGTATGTGACCTATGACGAGGCCACGTTCGAAGTGCTCGCCAAGGAAACCAAACTGGAGCGCGTGCCGGTGGTGACCAACTTCCGCCACGACAAGCTGGACCACATCGTCACCGAAGACTGGCTGAGCGACAGCAGCATTCAGGTCGAGAACACCCCCCAGAGCTTGCTGGATGTGCGTGAGCAGCTCACCTTTTTGCACAAACTGGCCAAGCACCTCAAGGCCCAGCGCGAAGTGGTGCGCGGCAAGCCCGAGAACTTCTCCCGCCCCGACTACAGCTTCCGCCTGGAAGGCAATGGCGACGATGTGCCCAATGGCAGCGAAAAGGTCAGCATCACCGTGCGCAAGCGCGGTGCGGCGCTGGACCTGATCGTGGCCGAGGCCGCCATCGTGGCCAACAGCAGCTGGGGCCAGTTGCTGGCCGACTGCGGCGTGCCCGGCATCTACCGCAGCCAGGCCAGCCTGGCGCCGGGCGTCAAGGTGCGCATGTCCACCAAGGCCCTGCCCCACGCCGGTATCGGCGTGAAGAGCTACTCCTGGGCCACCTCACCGCTGCGCCGCTATGTGGACCTGGTCAACCAGTGGCAAATCATTGCCTGCGCCCGCCACGGCGCCACGGCCGCGCTGGTCGCGCCCTTCAAGCCCAAGGATGCCGAGCTGTTCGGCATCATCAGCAGCTTTGACGGTGCCTACAGCGCCTACAACGGCTACCAGGCCGGCATGGAGCGTTTCTGGACGCTCAAATACCTGGAGCAAAACGCCATCACCGAGCTGGACTGCGCCGTCATCAAGGACAACGGCCCCGGTGGCATGCTGGCCCGTGCCGACACCCTGCCCCTGGTGATCTCGGTGCTGGGCGCACAAAACCTGCCGCGCGGTGCGCGCGTGCGCGTCAAGCTCGGCGAGATTGACGAGATCACCCTGGACATCCACGGCACCGTGCTGGAGCGCCTGGACAACCCGGATGACAGCAGCGACGACGCGCCGGTGGACGAAGTGTCGGATGAAGACGACAACGTGGCCGGCCCCATCGCCATTGCGGTGGACATGAACGACAGCGAAGGCGCCAGCGCGGATAATCCCGCTCCGTGA
- a CDS encoding helix-turn-helix domain-containing protein, translated as MNFASGNGTPTGHPQAVAYCVRNSTDVDEHAGHISAWEQEYDQISSGRFCGRVRELWLPEARLQLFHEYTWPATSQRCASWPGSVWVGFADVHSHQPLHFCGSEQAASGGPGRALMCASASAGFTLRTPANFGIYGVVMDLQWLQAQMEWLGLGHDRLFPERGVHMALLDPGRHAALCSIMEQLLALGQGMAGQSQGGWDMAATEALLPQLLALLCDASPFSPAHQAAQRRLALVMAARDMVSRPLYQALGVDALCQQLHVTRRTLQNHFQSVLGQSPSDFLKAVRLNACRRALRDAQGQQTVQDIAARWGFYHMGHFSQDYKRLFGALPSKTLHTP; from the coding sequence ATGAACTTTGCAAGCGGCAACGGCACGCCTACAGGCCACCCGCAAGCGGTGGCGTATTGCGTGCGCAACAGCACCGATGTGGACGAGCATGCGGGCCATATTTCAGCCTGGGAGCAGGAGTACGACCAGATATCGAGCGGGCGCTTTTGCGGCCGGGTGCGGGAGCTGTGGCTGCCCGAAGCGCGGCTCCAGCTCTTTCATGAATACACCTGGCCCGCCACCAGCCAGCGCTGCGCTTCCTGGCCAGGCTCGGTATGGGTGGGCTTTGCCGATGTGCACAGCCACCAGCCCCTGCATTTCTGCGGCAGCGAACAGGCGGCCAGCGGAGGGCCGGGCAGGGCCCTGATGTGTGCCAGTGCCAGTGCTGGCTTTACGCTGCGCACGCCTGCGAATTTCGGTATTTACGGAGTGGTCATGGACCTGCAGTGGCTGCAGGCGCAAATGGAATGGCTGGGGCTGGGCCATGACCGCCTGTTTCCGGAACGTGGCGTCCATATGGCCTTGCTGGACCCCGGGCGGCATGCAGCGCTGTGCAGCATCATGGAGCAGTTGCTGGCGCTGGGGCAGGGCATGGCAGGCCAGAGCCAGGGGGGATGGGACATGGCCGCCACCGAGGCCTTGCTACCCCAACTCCTGGCTCTGCTGTGTGATGCCAGTCCGTTCTCGCCGGCGCACCAGGCTGCGCAAAGGCGGCTGGCCTTGGTGATGGCTGCACGTGACATGGTGAGCCGTCCGCTCTACCAGGCATTGGGCGTGGACGCGCTGTGCCAGCAGTTGCATGTCACCCGCCGCACGCTGCAAAACCATTTCCAAAGCGTGTTGGGCCAGTCGCCCTCCGACTTCCTCAAGGCCGTGCGCCTCAACGCCTGCCGGCGGGCATTGCGCGATGCCCAGGGCCAGCAGACCGTGCAGGACATCGCAGCGCGCTGGGGCTTTTATCACATGGGCCATTTTTCCCAGGACTACAAGCGCCTGTTTGGTGCTTTGCCGTCGAAAACGCTACACACCCCCTGA